Below is a window of Virgibacillus sp. NKC19-3 DNA.
GATATGTTTGCCAGTTCTTTACTTGATCTCTGTTTAATCCACCTCGCATTACGTTTAATTGTCCACCAGGATACTCACTTTCTTCAACTATTTTCACGTTATGACCTTGCTCTGCTAATGTAATCGCCGCCATAATGCCAGACGGGCCACCTCCAATAACTAAATAATCTTTCTTTCTGTCTGCCCTTGGTAGATCAGCGAAATATTTCTCCCGACCTGTAATAGGATTAACGGTACAACGAATAGGGAGATGCTCCTGATATCGACCAATACAACCTTGGTTACAAGCAATACAAGGCACTATTTCTTCCTCACTATCTTGCAGGATTTTAGAAGGAAGATGCGGATCGGCTATAAGGGCTCTAGTCATGCCCACAATATCAGCACAATCATCACGAAGTAATTTTTCAGCAATTGCTGCTGTATATATTCTAGAGGTGATTATTAAAGGTACTGTGTCAATAATTTCTCTTACGCTTGCTACTTCAGAAAAAAGCTGTGAAGCCGTTTCGCTAGCAGGTGGTACAATATAAGAGCTGCCTTTATAACTCGCAGAAGAACCAATTACCAAACTCCAATAATCCAGTTTCCCTAATTGATGAATATGGTTAATTATCTTAAGGGATTCCTCCCCAGAAGTGCCAATATTATCCTTCGATTCTAAAGAGATTCTCATTCCCAATACAAAATCTTTTCCTACAGCTTCACGGACTCTCGTAATTACTTCCTTTGTAAATCTCATTCTATTTTCAAAAGAGCCACCCCACTTATCTGTCCGTTTATTTACTACAGGGCTCCAAAATTGCTCAAATAAATAAGTGTGGGAACCTACAAACTCTGCCCCATCCAATCCAGCTTTTTTCAAATTAAGAGCACTTAATACAAAGCCATCAATAATATCTTCAATTTCCTCTTCCTCTAACTCTCTTGGTATAATATGAAACCGCTCCGTCGGTACGGCAGAAGGAGCCACGACATCATTATTTTCTTCACTAACATATGCTTCCCTCCCATGGTGAATTAATTGAGCAAATAACTTTCCACCATATTGATGAACCTTCTCTGCGGTCTTCTTGTGAATCTCTACAATTTTTGGATTACTGGCATCAATAGCAAAAGGCGTGTTAAGTCCAGTTTTATGAACACCATGAGCCTCCATAACAATTAGACCAACCCCGCCTTTTGCCCTTTCAGTATGATATGCAATAAAATCCTCCGTTGGTAAATGATTTTCCACTAATGTCGTCTGATGGCCACTAGTCATAATACGATTCTTGATTTCAATATCACCAATTTTATATTCAGATAGTAAATTAGGATATTTAGCATTGGACATAAGATACACTCCCCCTAAAATTAAGTATTAGTTAATTAACGAATATCGTAACAAATAAATTTTCTAAGTGTCAATGTAAAATTAAGACTTTTACTAAAAATGGAATTATACTTTTATTTTTAAATCGAATCTATTATTATGAAGTAGATATAACTTGTTTAGAAGGGGATATAATTTTGAGCAATTCAAAGGAATTCAATTATACAAAAAAAGTTGGAGAGAATTTACGTGCTATTCGCTTATCAAAAGGGTTGAAATTAAATGATATCGCAAAAGAAACAGGACTCACCTCCAGTTTTATTAGTCAATTTGAACGAGGAATAACGACTTCATCCATTGCATCAATGCAGAAAATAGCTCAAGTGTTAAATATTCCACTAGCTTCTTTATTTGAAAGTGGTAATATTCAAGATTACGAAGACAATAATATAAGTATAGTTCGGAAAAAAAATCGAAATCAATTTTTTTACCCAAAACCAACATTTACAAAAGATTACTTACTTACCAATTTAGATGGAAAATTACAAGTGATTTATTCTACCACAGAGCCTGAAG
It encodes the following:
- a CDS encoding oxidoreductase, with the translated sequence MSNAKYPNLLSEYKIGDIEIKNRIMTSGHQTTLVENHLPTEDFIAYHTERAKGGVGLIVMEAHGVHKTGLNTPFAIDASNPKIVEIHKKTAEKVHQYGGKLFAQLIHHGREAYVSEENNDVVAPSAVPTERFHIIPRELEEEEIEDIIDGFVLSALNLKKAGLDGAEFVGSHTYLFEQFWSPVVNKRTDKWGGSFENRMRFTKEVITRVREAVGKDFVLGMRISLESKDNIGTSGEESLKIINHIHQLGKLDYWSLVIGSSASYKGSSYIVPPASETASQLFSEVASVREIIDTVPLIITSRIYTAAIAEKLLRDDCADIVGMTRALIADPHLPSKILQDSEEEIVPCIACNQGCIGRYQEHLPIRCTVNPITGREKYFADLPRADRKKDYLVIGGGPSGIMAAITLAEQGHNVKIVEESEYPGGQLNVMRGGLNRDQVKNWQTYLTNELERLNVDIEIGKRFSFEEVEDKRFDGIIVASGSKPLIPEAFSKTNIATYTSWDVLRKERIEEDNILVIDWKGDWPGVEAAEFLASLDKRVEIVSQSYGIAESVQQYKRHKLLEQMDKLGVKQTPNFKLAEVKEEKIVLEHLFSGRTEERKPEAVVIAVGQDSSDSLAEFRRLKSHFSRVYRIGDAKSPRTLDEAVWEGFYTALELSKENEEETING
- a CDS encoding helix-turn-helix domain-containing protein, with the translated sequence MSNSKEFNYTKKVGENLRAIRLSKGLKLNDIAKETGLTSSFISQFERGITTSSIASMQKIAQVLNIPLASLFESGNIQDYEDNNISIVRKKNRNQFFYPKPTFTKDYLLTNLDGKLQVIYSTTEPEGVSGEPYSHDSDEECIIILSGEMELTISDQTFMLFEGDTIKFSSRFPHSWKNNGKKILEALWIITPPSF